One region of Diachasmimorpha longicaudata isolate KC_UGA_2023 unplaced genomic scaffold, iyDiaLong2 ctg00000102.1, whole genome shotgun sequence genomic DNA includes:
- the LOC135171776 gene encoding uncharacterized protein LOC135171776, with the protein MGQCSWLTCRGETDAQRELIRENNFQEEPNSHIQKLDYLSHKPNWFASPPLDTIPINVVSSDKLTAERAKSIQNLLYLDHLTETENTVITELISQHQDLFVLNGEALGATNAIFHQINTIDDVPVFKRQYRFPPIHKDEIIKQCTELEARGIIKPSDSPYSSPIWIVPKKEDSLGNKRWRMVIDYRSLNEKTIGDAYPLPNINEILDQLGNAQYFSSFDLASGFHQIPIHPNDTHKTAFSTPYQHYEFTRMPFGLKNAPPTFQRMMDKVLIGLQGKELFVYMDDIVIYSQTLEEHVRKFQNLSERLRKAGLQLEPDKCHFLKKEINYLGHIISSDGVRPEPKKLTAVQNFPRPTNQKNIRQFLGLTGYYRRFIPNYAKIAKPLTSLLMKDKKFQWGDEENKAFSNLRNALCKSPILQYPDFTKEFVITTDACGYGIAGILSQGEIGKDLPIAYISRVLGKSERNYSTIEKEMLAIIYAVNYFRPYVYGRKFTLVTDHRPLTWINSVSSPNSRIVRWRLSMQDFDYRIVYKPGLVNANADALSRNIPFNNETECDNDDTLLDIKRIFTIDSDTSSSDSIFTAPAKRKKKEVTKALTKRSRVGSDDIDIAVDNSTKSEDSENVGRNKRSNIADEDITQQTGSSSATEILAEHPASEPLISPEGNDSDNEHNHSELSSNGGLAESERSSESYPASVANNQDIDPSHYLPPAACDEIDETFFDDGSLGLADFTEIMSDMFIFPEDAQDNNSTDILRTDPISNQENEAVVVDVPDSDDSSDSSEEIFPTARVPFENQRQRENKERLPPNSRIISDQVIECRDNLAMRQDNYLIFTSIRGEACDNGALEILHTIDCPINDLTLLRVKVIPYKKKLTLILPLRNNRNNIVVEEDIREGLQSVHNAIIDLNIKSISIAKTDQFDDVPWNIIEQILVDTFAPIDVKITICTQEVIIPNEHDRSEITTSSPKKITLHSLSPATHATLHVLPSSNQGLVSTTPVMKIPHISTSTSNPAINHQNTPGPLSTHNITDVSIPTGASHENHCSSHQPSTSSTMRNHLIVMPDPTHSDETYVLHPLDDEPARYVINVFPNDPRYRVYTGLDINNKRPSQTPLIFYAASMDTTTPNKSTYHIDEHDPRHDRYCPTTVPETPTQIPVIPPPRPVTPYIPKYINPNPSTLPNPYIILERLESLQPTYKPTPIPTLEGRRKQYATANEDEFLEMKEKLEEKKQRLADVFKIIITDASSRFGFFNHSKGLNLHHPLTTALKPHIKNWLYHSTGNGQDHLLKIAGGAKPVSHLKFIEADVKRFLGKLNIQILQNSISEDIHVIILENTNPEIIEMAFGESGMDRHTNERPRMIRIWRHPNKEILEARKRKHRILIIARQLQKKVEKMHKLLDVFKQYCEAKIDEIENTDSHEELEEISADEIDTDNDSR; encoded by the exons ATGGGCCAGTGTAGTTGGTTAACATGTAGAGGAGAGACTGATGCACAGCGCGAACTGATCCgcgaaaacaattttcaagaaGAGCCTAATTCTCATATTCAAAAACTCGACTATCTAAGTCACAAGCCAAATTGGTTCGCAAGTCCACCTCTCGATACTATTCCCATTAATGTAGTCTCAAGCGATAAACTCACTGCTGAACGTGCAAAATCTATACAAAACCTCCTCTATCTCGATCATTTGACTGAAACAGAAAATACTGTAATTACTGAACTCATTAGCCAACACCAAGACCTTTTTGTTCTTAATGGCGAAGCTTTAGGTGCTACAAAtgctatttttcatcaaattaatacAATAGATGACGTACCTGTATTCAAACGACAATATAGATTCCCTCCTATTCACAAAGACGAAATTATAAAACAATGTACAGAATTAGAGGCAAGAGGTATAATTAAACCATCCGATTCGCCCTATAGTTCTCCCATTTGGATAGTTCCGAAAAAGGAAGATTCCTTAGGAAATAAAAGATGGAGAATGGTAATTGACTACCGATCTCTCAATGAAAAAACCATCGGGGACGCCTACCCTCTCCCAaacattaatgaaatattagaCCAGTTGGGAAATGCCCAATATTTCTCAAGCTTTGACCTTGCTAGTGGATTCCATCAAATCCCTATTCATCCTAATGACACACATAAAACCGCATTCTCTACACCCTATCAGCACTATGAGTTTACGCGCATGCCCTTCGGTCTCAAAAACGCACCCCCAACATTCCAAAGAATGATGGATAAAGTCCTAATTGGATTACAGGGTAAAGAATTATTCGTCTACatggatgatatagtgatcTATTCTCAGACTCTTGAAGAGCATGTTCGAAAGTTTCAAAATTTAAGTGAGCGCTTACGAAAGGCTGGTTTGCAACTCGAACCGGATAAATGTCACTTTTTAAAGAAAGAGATCAATTATCTGGGACACATTATATCATCTGATGGAGTACGTCCggaaccaaaaaaattaacagctgtccaaaattttccaagaccaaccaatcagaaaaatatcagACAATTTCTTGGCCTAACCGGGTATTACCGTCGATTCATCCCAAATTATGCAAAAATCGCCAAACCTTTAACCTCTCTCCTAATGAAAGACAAGAAATTTCAATGGGGCGACGAGGAAAACAAAGCCTTTAGTAATTTACGGAACGCGCTGTGCAAATCTCCCATACTGCAATATCCAGATTTCACCAAGGAGTTTGTAATCACGACAGATGCTTGCGGATACGGCATTGCCGGAATTCTCAGTCAAGGAGAGATTGGTAAAGATCTTCCAATTGCCTATATCTCAAGAGTATTAGGAAAATCAGAAAGAAATTACTCAACTATAGAAAAGGAAATGCTTGCTATCATTTATGCGGTAAACTACTTTCGACCTTATGTCTACGGTCGGAAATTTACATTAGTTACAGACCACAGGCCTTTGACGTGGATTAATTCGGTGTCGTCGCCAAATTCTAGAATTGTTAGGTGGAGACTAAGTATGCAGGATTTTGATTACCGAATAGTATATAAACCAGGGTTAGTGAACGCAAATGCTGATGCTTTATCTAGAAATATTCCATTTAATAACGAAACAGAATGCGACAACGATGATACTTTGTTAGatataaaaagaattttcacgATTGATTCTGACACCTCTTCTAGTGATTCAATATTTACGGCCccagcaaaacgaaaaaagaaaGAGGTAACAAAAGCACTGACGAAAAGATCTCGTGTGGGAAGCGATGATATTGATATAGCAGTAGATAACAGCACGAAATCAGAGGACAGTGAGAATGTAGGTAGAAATAAAAGAAGTAATATAGCTGACGAAGATATCACGCAACAGACAGGCTCAAGTAGCGCGACGGAAATCTTAGCCGAACATCCGGCATCTGAACCCCTGATATCACCTGAAGGAAATGACTCAGATAACGAACATAATCACAGTGAGCTATCCAGTAACGGTGGATTAGCGGAGAGCGAACGCAGCTCTGAGTCATATCCTGCAAGCGTTGCAAATAATCAAGACATCGACCCATCCCACTATTTACCCCCAGCCGCTTGTGATGAAAtagatgaaacattttttgatgACGGGTCTCTAGGGTTAGCAGACTTTACTGAAATTATGTCCGACATGTTCATATTCCCAGAGGATGCACAAGATAACAACTCGACTGATATACTCAGAACAGACCCTATTAGCAATCAAGAGAATGAAGCAGTTGTGGTCGATGTACCTGACTCAGATGATTCAAGCGATTCGAGCGAAGAAATATTCCCAACAGCTCGCGTTCCATTCGAGAATCAACGACAaagggaaaataaagaaagacTACCACCAAATTCGCGAATAATTTCGGATCAGGTAATTGAATGTCGTGACAATTTAGCCATGCGACAAGACAATTATCTTATCTTTACTTCTATTAGGGGTGAAGCTTGCGATAATGGAGCTCTGGAAATACTGCATACAATCGATTGTCCGATCAATGATCTCACTTTACTCCGTGTAAAAGTTATACCTTATAAGAAAAAACTTACCCTCATCCTACCCCTGCGTAATAATAGGAACAACATAGTGGTCGAAGAAGACATTCGCGAAGGGTTACAATCTGTTCACAACGCAATAATTGATCTCAATATCAAATCAATTAGCATAGCTAAGACTGATCAATTCGACGACGTCCCATGGAATATAATAGAACAAATCCTAGTAGATACATTTGCACCAATTGatgtaaaaattacaatttgcaCGCAAGAAGTCATAATCCCCAATGAGCATGACCGATCCGAGATCACAACATCCTCACCTAAAAAAATCACGCTCCATTCACTGTCACCTGCAACTCACGCTACGCTACACGTACTACCGTCATCTAATCAAGGATTAGTCAGCACCACCCCAGTTATGAAAATCCCGCACATCTCTACTAGCACGTCAAACCCTGCTATCAATCATCAAAATACACCTGGCCCATTATCTACACACAATATCACCGATGTATCCATTCCAACAGGCGCTTCACACGAAAACCATTGCAGTTCACACCAACCAAGCACCTCATCAACTATGAGGAATCACCTAATCGTGATGCCTGATCCAACTCACTCCGACGAAACGTATGTCTTACATCCTCTTGACGATGAACCTGCTAGATATGTTATCAATGTCTTCCCCAACGACCCAAGGTATAGGGTGTATACAGGCCTTGACATAAACAATAAAAGACCCTCACAAACACCTCTCATCTTCTACGCCGCATCAATGGACACAACAACACCCAACAAGTCGACCTATCACATTGATGAACATGACCCTCGACATGATCGTTACTGTCCTACAACTGTGCCTGAAACCCCAACGCAAATACCAGTAATACCACCACCACGACCTGTCACTCCATATATCCCCAAATATATTAATCCCAACCCATCAACCCTTCCGAACCCGTACATCATTCTTGAAAGACTAGAGTCACTTCAACCTACCTATAAGCCTACTCCTATACCTACGCTTGAAGGACGAAGAAAACAATATGCTACTGCAAATGAGGACGAATTCTTAGagatgaaggaaaaattagaagaaaaaaagcaAAGGTTGGCGGATGTGTTTAAAATTA TAATCACAGACGCATCTTCACGCTTTGGTTTCTTTAATCACTCAAAAGGCTTAAATCTTCACCACCCATTGACAACAGCTCTCAAACCTCACATTAAAAATTGGCTTTATCATTCAACAGGAAATGGACAGGACC ATCTACTGAAAATCGCCGGAGGGGCTAAACCCGTGAGCCACCTGAAATTTATAGAAGCAGATGTGAAACGATttcttggaaaattgaatatccAGATACTGCAAAACTCAATCAGCGAAGATATACACGTAATAATACTAGAAAACACCAACCCAGAAATCATCGAAATGGCGTTTGGAG AATCAGGAATGGACAGACACACGAATGAGCGCCCTCGTATGATTAGGATATGGAGACACCCCAATAAAGAAATCTTAGAGGCGAGGAAAAGGAAACaccgaatattaattatcgcgAGACAATTGCAAAAgaaagtagaaaaaatgcataaattattagatgtatttaaacaatattgcGAAGCGAAAATCGACGAAATAGAAAATACCGATAGTCACGAAGAATTGGAGGAGATTTCGGCGGACGAAATAGATACAGATAATGATAGCAGATAA